Proteins from a single region of Trichoderma asperellum chromosome 3, complete sequence:
- a CDS encoding uncharacterized protein (EggNog:ENOG41), with amino-acid sequence MKSPIVRSILGALCVFFILMATVRNDSLRVSSKILEQAGVRTDSHAKSQQPLDNKTTEQSSAPKVNIKMDCNADLDHLTQIKERYKLEDRFQYMKRYVRFTRKDGLERKRMTKLSQKLLPDSFRTIELGKRLGGGDACAAPLEVQVPASGYPRSVDASEFMFGVSTTYKRFLDPNTTPINEWIFWLTDSHGNSNGGKLLLMLLDATDDQLQEVANMLGDVGIDVDVYHSNSSVEMAVRYLTLVPTLYTHPDAASKKWLVTCDDDTFFPNMHGLIEKMATFDHTRDMYIGTLSEDVGAIERHGSQAFGGAGVFLSRSMAEKITNLFGSCTTQAKILESNSGWGPQGDIILRKCIYENTEVRLTTLWDLWQLDFFGHPSGFYEWGIKPLSLHHYRGGGWHTAKPGQYTKIAHACGEDCSLMRFQTTDDFIISGYSISHYPKGITFDTNQMEATLYAAPENKGWNLDFMFGPRRQSLLKTGRKISWELQESEVQSDGSVLQTYTRKRDDERWIHADKQPMSNIDGVIELVWIPS; translated from the coding sequence ATGAAGAGTCCAATCGTCCGGTCGATCCTGGGCGCCTTGTGCGTTTTCTTTATTCTCATGGCCACCGTGCGCAACGACAGCCTTCGCGTCAGCTCCAAGATCCTCGAGCAAGCCGGCGTAAGAACAGATTCGCACGCCAAGAGCCAGCAGCCACTCGACAACAAGACCACTGAGCAGTCCAGTGCTCCCAAGGTCAACATCAAGATGGATTGTAACGCTGACCTAGACCACCTCACACAAATCAAAGAACGCTACAAGCTTGAAGATAGATTCCAGTACATGAAGCGCTACGTTCGATTCACCCGCAAGGACGGCCTGGAGCGCAAGCGAATGACCAAGCTTTCACAAAAGCTGCTGCCAGATAGCTTTAGGACCATTGAGCTGGGGAAACGGTTAGGCGGAGGCGATGCCTGTGCCGCCCCCTTGGAAGTCCAAGTCCCTGCCTCTGGCTACCCTCGAAGCGTCGACGCCTCCGAGTTCATGTTTGGTGTCTCGACCACCTACAAACGCTTCTTGGATCCAAACACAACGCCGATTAACGAGTGGATCTTTTGGCTCACCGACAGCCATGGCAACTCAAACGGCGGCAAGCTGCTTCTCATGCTCCTCGACGCAACCGACGACCAGCTTCAAGAAGTGGCCAACATGTTGGGTGATGTCGGCATCGACGTCGACGTTTATCACTCCAATTCGTCCGTGGAGATGGCTGTCCGCTATTTGACTCTCGTGCCGACGCTCTATACCCACCCTGACGCAGCAAGCAAAAAGTGGTTGGTGACTTGCGATGATGACACCTTCTTCCCCAACATGCATGGCCTCATTGAGAAGATGGCTACTTTTGACCACACTCGAGACATGTATATCGGCACCTTGTCCGAGGACGTGGGCGCTATTGAGCGTCACGGCTCGCAAGCCTTTGGAGGGGCCGGCGTTTTCCTGTCTCGGTCTATGGCTGAGAAAATCACCAACCTTTTTGGCAGCTGCACCACGCAAGCAAAAATTCTCGAGTCCAACTCTGGCTGGGGTCCTCAGGGAGACATTATCCTGCGCAAGTGCATCTACGAGAATACCGAGGTCCGTTTGACCACCCTCTGGGATCTCTGGCAACTCGACTTCTTCGGACATCCCAGCGGCTTCTACGAATGGGGAATCAAGCCGCTTTCGCTGCACCACTACCGCGGCGGAGGTTGGCACACTGCCAAGCCTGGCCAGTACACCAAGATTGCTCACGCTTGCGGCGAGGATTGCTCCCTGATGCGCTTCCAAACAACCGACGACTTTATCATCTCGGGCTACTCCATTTCCCACTACCCAAAGGGCATCACCTTTGACACCAACCAAATGGAAGCTACTCTGTACGCGGCGCCGGAAAACAAGGGCTGGAACCTTGACTTTATGTTTGGACCGCGCCGACAGTCACTCCTGAAGACGGGCCGCAAGATCTCTTGGGAGCTCCAAGAATCAGAAGTCCAATCGGATGGTTCTGTCCTACAAACATACACGCGCAAAAGGGATGACGAAAGATGGATCCACGCCGACAAACAGCCGATGAGCAATATTGACGGTGTCATCGAGCTTGTTTGGATCCCATCATAA
- a CDS encoding uncharacterized protein (TransMembrane:1 (i56-82o)), with protein MGWISSPTCISCNRIGKQDLVMGHRANTLALFGNYLEVSLSKWSSRKKLRFSLNRLCLLQLLCFLLLLLSSFFFLHLGAWVWDVCHVDFVGFGDVGLVQRRIALTYMMQDGFREATA; from the coding sequence ATGGGCTGGATATCATCACCTACTTGTATCTCGTGTAATAGAATCGGGAAACAGGACCTAGTCATGGGACACAGAGCAAACACCCTGGCTTTATTTGGTAACTACTTGGAGGTTTCTCTGTCTAAGTGGTCGTCTCGGAAGAAGCTGCGTTTCTCTTTGAACCGACTTTGTTtgcttcaacttctttgttttttacttcttttactttcctcttttttttttcttcatcttggagcATGGGTTTGGGATGTATGTCATGTAGATTTTGTTGGCTTTGGTGATGTCGGCCTAGTGCAGCGCCGCATCGCTTTGACTTATATGATGCAAGATGGCTTTAGGGAGGCTACTGCGTGA
- the PRR1 gene encoding serine/threonine protein kinase prr1, which translates to MSTPSSNILSIPFRRSLQLSLSTTIRQYINTKYDQHPDMFQHDLEMIDALRRDATNVREPHLSGIKKLQVYAGQLVWIGGKFPIDIGAEFTWYPALGYHTERPMARNNLKYELMNILYNLAALYSQLALNTPRGDTEGLKSAANYFSLAAGVLSHVQKSVLPELRMSNPPDDMDNNTLESLVQLFLAQSQECFWQKAVMDGYKDASIAKLAARVSDLYNLAADAAVSSEAISSPWIHHMNAKHHHFAAAAQYRAACDCLEKRKYGEEIARLKDAVICANDGIKEGRVASLNKTVLEDLQALKRKLEEDLKRAEKDNDLIFLNPVPPKAELKILERANMATARTPPQVANPLDYLSDHGELGPALFSKLVPFSVHVAISIYEERRDRMVNQNIIQELETLTEKIHTLLSTIGLPGSLMALEKPLGLPPSLIQHAEEIRQSDAINKIQRSLIDIDKLRSNDWAIYEEGKAALAAEKEQDDELRRKYGTSRWLRPESQADPTGSKFWAAITEIGGYFQNSASSDDAVREKFVANKEMLEILSGSNQSLMNYVPTSTPIETSSDLKASVGRVRSVYNDILRMESKRRRKVETLREAVRRDDIKPDILKEAARLERTYTTTPLQTVHFEEFFEKRLDKLYEPEIEAIEKEAQDQENLLLLLQRSNREFESQKRLVDGKGHREREHVLQELNGAYFKYKEIGNNLEVGRKFYNDLNRIVANGFRDPIKAWVSERRIEARNLEEELNMPTLSNLNIQNNQQPIRNPSPGYISPPIGHNHQFAPQQQQQPQFQQSYRQAYQQQQPPPHQQYQQPLQPQQQTSFSRPAVQSPAEASIQSWAGGAMQQPQMQPQPGQQSSPMPGTWNPSMGIKFGGPPPGGPQGQEGTWNANSGIRFG; encoded by the exons ATGTCTAC GCCTTCCAGCAATATCCTGAGCATACCGTTCCGCCGGTCTCTGCAACTCTCTCTGTCGACGACGATTCGACAGTACATAAACACCAAATATGACCAGCACCCAGACATGTTCCAGCACGATCTGGAGATGATTGACGCGCTGCGACGAGACGCCACCAATGTGCGAGAGCCGCATCTGAGCGGCATCAAGAAGCTCCAGGTGTATGCGGGACAGCTCGTGTGGATAGGCGGCAAGTTTCCAATCGAT ATTGGTGCCGAGTTCACCTGGTATCCCGCTCTTGGCTACCACACCGAGCGACCGATGGCGCGCAACAACCTCAAATACGAGCTCATGAACATTCTCTACAACCTTGCCGCGCTTTATTCCCAGCTTGCCCTCAATACGCCTCGAGGAGACACCGAGGGTCTAAAGTCAGCGGCAAACTACTTCTCTCTTGCCGCAGGCGTGCTGTCGCATGTCCAGAAATCCGTGCTTCCCGAGCTGCGTATGTCGAACCCGCCCGACGACATGGACAACAATACGCTCGAATCCCTTGTACAGCTCTTTCTGGCGCAAAGCCAAGAGTGCTTCTGGCAGAAGGCTGTGATGGACGGCTACAAGGACGCCTCAATTGCGAAGCTGGCGGCAAGAGTCTCTGATCTGTACAACTTGGCTGCGGATGCCGCGGTTAGCAGCGAGGCCATTAGCAGCCCCTGGATTCATCACATGAACGCAAAGCATCACCATTTCGCCGCAGCTGCACAGTATCGCGCTGCGTGCGATTGTctagaaaagagaaaatacgGAGAAGAGATTGCTCGGCTAAAGGACGCTGTCATTTGCGCGAATGACGGTATCAAGGAAGGCCGAGTTGCGTCTCTAAACAAGACAGTCCTGGAGGACCTGCAGGCATTAAAACGCAAGCTAGAAGAAGATTTGAAGAGAGCTGAAAAGGACAATGACTTGATCTTTCTTA ACCCTGTACCTCCAAAAGCCGAGTTGAAGATCCTGGAAAGGGCAAATATGGCTACTGCCAGAACGCCCCCGCAGGTAGCCAATCCTCTCGACTACCTAAGTGACCATGGCGAGCTTGGACCAGCACTTTTCTCGAAGCTGGTCCCGTTTTCGGTTCACGTTGCTATATCGATCTACGAGGAACGCAGAGACCGAATGGTAAACCAAAACATTATACAGGAGCTAGAGACTCTAACAGAGAAAATCCATACACTGCTCAGTACCATTGGCTTACCTGGATCCTTAATGGCATTGGAAAAACCCCTTGGCCTTCCACCGAGCCTAATTCAGCACGCAGAGGAAATTCGACAGTCTGATGCGATTAACAAGATTCAGAGAAGCTTAATTGACATTGATAAGCTGCGATCTAATGACTGGGCGATATATGAGGAGGGAAAAGCAGCGCtagcagcagaaaaagagCAGGATGACGAGTTACGCAGGAAATACGGAACTAGTAGATGGCTGAGACCCGAGAGCCAAGCTGATCCCACAGGCTCAAAGTTTTGGGCTGCGATTACTGAAATTGGAGGCTACTTTCAAAACAGCGCAAGCAGCGACGACGCCGTGCGCGAGAAATTCGTCGCAAATAAAGAGATGCTAGAGATTTTGTCCGGTTCAAATCAATCTCTGATGAACTACGTACCCACAAGCACGCCTATTGAAACTTCAAGCGATCTGAAAGCTTCAGTTGGGCGTGTACGAAGTGTTTATAATGATATCCTCCGAATGGAaagcaagaggagaagaaaggtgGAGACTTTACGGGAGGCAGTCCGGCGCGACGACATTAAACCTGATATTCTCAAAGAAGCAGCTCGTCTTGAACGCACATATACTACGACGCCCTTGCAGACGGTTCATTTTGAAGAGTTTTTTGAAAAGCGACTAGACAAGCTCTATGAGCCTGAGATTGAAGCTATTGAAAAGGAAGCGCAAGACCAAGAGAACCTTCTGCTTTTGCTTCAGCGCTCCAACAGAGAATTCGAATCGCAGAAGCGTCTCGTTGACGGAAAAGGCCATCGTGAGCGCGAGCACGTGTTGCAGGAATTGAACGGCGCGTACTTCAAGTACAAGGAAATTGGCAACAACTTGGAAGTAGGAAGAAAATTCTATAATGATCTCAATAGGATCGTTGCCAATGGTTTTCGGGATCCTATCAAAGCGTGGGTATCCGAGCGACGGATAGAGGCAAGGAACCTGGAAGA GGAACTCAATATGCCGACTCTGTCAAATCTCAACATTCAAAATAACCAGCAGCCTATTCGCAATCCTTCACCAGGATACATATCACCGCCTATCGGCCACAACCATCAGTTTGccccacagcagcagcaacaacctCAATTCCAACAGTCGTATCGGCAGGCAtaccagcaacaacagccacCACCGCATCAACAGTATCAACAACCGCTACAACCGCAGCAACAGACCTCATTTTCTAGACCGGCAGTCCAGAGTCCCGCGGAAGCATCGATTCAATCTTGGGCTGGAGGAGCAATGCAACAGCCACAGATGCAGCCACAACCCGGGCAGCAGTCGAGTCCAATGCCTGGAACGTGGAACCCATCCATGGGAATTAAATTTGGAGGGCCGCCGCCCGGAGGacctcaaggccaagaaggaacATGGAACGCCAATTCGGGGATTCGATTTGGCTGA
- a CDS encoding uncharacterized protein (SECRETED:SignalP(1-18)~EggNog:ENOG41) codes for MRFTAATAVSLLAGSAIAAPADMNMNSSKAADMSTDASSITNIRLADMFSERQMAVLKVLSKHQQELGMSQEEMQMMDAFMAALHGDAAGNVKRDDPAPVDAADTAPVDAADTAPVDAADTAPVDAADTAPVDAADPTVTPTSANSTALDILDGVIAALTAAGSNAATPVAGADTTGVNSTAAGALGSSTGLLSILKGIPVLGALLGTMTSTAGGATSGLGSATSGLSNLTGGCAGGLEGLTGGLGGLKGGLGGLTGGLGLLGGLKKGGLLGGILIPGIL; via the exons ATGAGATTCACAGCCGCCACCGcagtctctcttctcgcGGGCAGCGCAATCGCTGCCCCCGCAGACATGAACATGAACTCCAGTAAGGCGGCCGACATGTCCACAGATGCCTCCTCAATCACCAATATCCGTCTGGCCGACATGTTCAGCGAGCGCCAGATGGCTGTGCTCAAGGTCCTCTCCAAGCACCAACAGGAGCTGGGAATGAGCCAGGAGGAGATGCAAATGATGGACGCCTTCATGGCCGCGCTCCACGGCGACGCTGCCGGTAACGTCAAGAGAGATGATCCAGCTCCAGTTGACGCTGCAGATACTGCTCCTGTCGACGCTGCAGATACTGCTCCTGTCGACGCTGCAGATACTGCTCCTGTTGACGCTGCGGATACTGCTCCTGTTGACGCTGCGGATCCTACTGTCACTCCTACTTCCGCCAACTCCACTGCTCTGGACATCCTTGATGGTGTGATTGCTGCTTTGACTGCGGCCGGCTCTAATGCTGCGACTCCCGTGGCTGGAGCTGATACAACTGGCGTTAACAGCACCGCTGCTGGCGCTCTAGGCTCGTCAACGGGCCTTCTCAGCATCCTTAAGGGCATCCCAGTCTTGGGAGCTCTACTAGGAACTATGACAAGCACTGCTGGAGGAGCAACCTCTGGGCTGGGATCTGCGACTTCTGGACTTTCTAATCTCACTGGTGGATGTGCTGGAGGTCTGG AAGGCCTGACTGGCGGTTTGGGAGGTTTGAAGGGGGGTCTGGGAGGCCTTACTGGTGGTCTTGGACTGTTGGGTGGTCTTAAAAAGGGCGGCCTGCTGGGCGGCATTCTTATTCCGGGTATTTTGTAA
- a CDS encoding uncharacterized protein (EggNog:ENOG41): MSDSLLSPSTTPDGLEPRFSLPSTTPRSSKTPLVIGGVTIYIYGLEEIKNKSGVDVGVLYLAHNRTRTYLVTEGIAHEILHRYRNDGRNKKIEMIAVTMNMRNHGDREVSREANLTWSGGNENHAMDLISMISGATQDFKLVLDFLPAYLPQYTRFHNIMLGVSLGGHTTWRMALAARDQIEAFGMVVGCPNLTSLLLERLGIDAAVFGVKGEELETIDYDQLEKVMNEQQRRRWPRALAELIREDDKRILEEFPTNVPLFMCNGEYDKLVPSRYTSSWLERRKAMLDGGMASEESKTRLFIQENTGHSCTKEMVAMLADWLGDLYKL, encoded by the exons ATGTCAGATTCGTTGCTCTCCCCAAGCACCACGCCAGATGGCTTAGAACCACGCTTTTCTCTCCCAAGCACGACTCCACGTTCTAGCAAAACTCCTCTAGTAATAGGTGGCGTGACAATCTATATCTATGGATTAGAGGagataaaaaataaatccgGAGTGGACGTGGGTGTGCTTTATCTAGCTCACAACCGAACAAGGACGTACTTGGTGACAGAGGGCATTGCGCATGAAATATTGCATAGGTATAGAAATGATGgaaggaacaaaaaaatcgAGATGATTGCCGTCACCATGAATATGAGAAACCATGGAGATCGTGAA GTTAGTCGAGAAGCAAACTTGACTTGGTCAGGCGGCAATGAAAATCATGC TATGGATTTGATATCTATGATATCCGGAGCGACCCAAGACTTCAAACTTGTTCTCGACTTTCTACCAGCCTACCTTCCACAATATACTCGATTTCACAACATCATGCTTGGTGTATCCCTGGGGGGCCATACAACCTGGCGTATGGCATTAGCCGCGCGTGACCAAATCGAGGCTTTCGGAATGGTTGTCGGTTGTCCAAATTTGACATCTCTCCTCCTCGAGCGCCTAGGCATTGACGCTGCAGTATTTGGCGTAAAGGGAGAAGAATTAGAAACAATTGATTACGATCAACTAGAAAAGGTTATGAACGAacagcagcgacgacgatggccGCGAGCACTGGCTGAACTGATCCGCGAGGACGATAAGAGAATACTTGAAGAATTTCCCACCAATGTGCCACTGTTTATGTGTAACGGAGAGTACGACAAACTAGTTCCTTCACGGTATACTTCATCATGgctagaaagaagaaaagctatGCTGGATGGAGGCATGGCCTCGGAGGAAAGCAAAACCAGGCTATTTATACAAGAAAACACGGGGCACAGCTGTACCAAAGAAATGGTAGCGATGCTTGCCGACTGGCTGGGAGATTTATACAAACTGTAA
- a CDS encoding uncharacterized protein (EggNog:ENOG41~SECRETED:SignalP(1-17)) yields MLWLRVAFLAGLGEALAITKSRSLISLEGCLKRLPHGQSVGSVANVTITSGGLLRYFLISIPPTYHAEAPTPAILSYHGGVRTAEDQLQLDQMTNPEFNTNSFVIYPQGVNNTWQGVPNITINDVQFTTDILNHVQSQYCIDSARIFATGKSDGAGFCNVLACDPVMSHRIAAFAPVSGAFYIDTLPCAPNDVPIPCHSSRNNIPFLEFHGGNDSTIKYQGGERKKECLPSIPHFIQQWAVRDRLGLHNVTTQISSNTVSYKFGTGVNFGLVEHVYDAVIGHDWPSTAPNADNQVVGHHLASFNATPIILDFFKQHPLSFWDIISEI; encoded by the exons ATGCTGTGGCTTAGAGTTGCATTCTTAGCTGGGTTGGGTGAAGCCTTGGCGATAACCAAGAGCCGTTCACTGATCTCGCTAGAAGGATGTCTTAAAAGATTACCTCATGGCCAGTCTGTTGGAAGCGTTGCCAACGTAACAATCACAAGCGGCGGGTTGTTGCGCTACTTTCTCATCTCTATACCACCAACCTACCATGCAGAGGCTCCAACGCCTGCCATCTTGTCTTACCATGGTGGTGTCCGGACCGCCGAGGACCAACTACAATTAGATCAGATGACGAATCCGGAATTTAACACGAACTCGTTTGTAATTTATCCTCAAGGTGTCAAT AACACATGGCAAGGCGTTCCAAACATCACCATAAACGATGTTCAATTCACCACAGATATCCTCAACCATGTCCAAAGCCAATATTGTATTGACTCTGCCCGTATCTTTGCAACTGGAAAGTCGGACGGCGCCGGGTTTTGCAATGTCTTGGCCTGCGACCCAGTAATGTCTCACCGCATAGCTGCGTTTGCCCCAGTTTCTGGCGCTTTCTACATCGATACGCTGCCTTGTGCACCCAACGATGTGCCCATCCCGTGTCACTCTAGCAGAAACAACATTCCATTTCTCGAGTTTCATGGTGGCAACGACTCGACGATCAAATATCAGGGCGGGGAGCGCAAGAAAGAATGTCTTCCATCGATTCCGCATTTCATTCAACAATGGGCTGTAAGAGACAGACTTGGCCTGCACAATGTCACAACGCAAATCTCGTCAAACACTGTGTCTTACAAATTTGGAACTGGAGTCAATTTTGGATTGGTGGAACATGTATACGATGCAGTTATCGGACACGATTGGCCTAGTACTGCACCAAATGCGGATAACCAAGTAGTTGGGCATCATCTTGCAAGTTTCAACGCTACTCCGATCATTTTGGATTTCTTTAAACAACACCCTTTGAGCTTTTGGGATATTATTTCTGAAATATAA
- a CDS encoding uncharacterized protein (TransMembrane:12 (i66-83o121-139i151-174o180-200i212-231o243-263i311-335o347-367i376-397o403-426i438-458o464-490i)~EggNog:ENOG41), giving the protein MHTMQQQDNYTADCSITMEPREMESLDDTKIDRAEEIEKMEDDTANMKPSHDPFTAEEEKRLIRKLDFWIVPLMMVTYTLQSYDKGVMSAATQFNFNADLKLTTIVGYEPNGTPITNNQKYANASMIFYIGYLVGTYPMMFLSQRYSTSRVVACATFLWGVVLMSTAGCFNYTGIMLNRFFLGFLESAVAPSFTVLVTFWWTREEQALRTGFWYSCVGVATTISPLINYGLGQIHGSLPSWKPIFLILGAITVLWSIVLFFFLPDNPMTSKYLTDAERHIAIRRLERNNAGTVSHEFNKSQFFEAFRDYKLYSCFFIVLLTGVPSGALGTFGTIVINGFGFDHFDSLALTCPIGAITATSILLSGYITRKWKNTRYLLIVICGLISLSGTLICWFGPRNNRGLLFAGIFLVAVQVASGGLAVSLAASNMAGHTKKSTVSASTFVGYCVGNVIGPVIFGASPGPIYHAGFVGSFVCLCGVVVIASITFVLLRRENKKRDKRSGSPMGLHSIDEDLTDMQNEDFRYVL; this is encoded by the exons ATGCATaccatgcagcagcaagacaaCTACACAGCAGATTGTTCTATTACCATGGAGCCTCGCGAGATGGAATCTCTTGACGACACAAAGATTGACAGGGcggaggagattgagaagatggaggacgATACTGCCAATATGAAACCGAGTCATGATCCATTTActgcagaggaggagaagcgacTTATACGCAAACTCGACTTCTG GATTGTCCCCCTCATGATGGTAACATATACGCTGCAAAGCTACGACAAGGGTGTCATGAGTGCTGCGACACAGTTCAATTTCAATGCAGATTTGAAGCTTACCACTATTGTCGGCTATGAACCCAATGGAACCCCCATCACCAATAACCAGAAATACGCCAATGCGTCGATGATTTTCTATATTGGATACCTGGTTGGCACATATCCCATGATGTTTTTATCACAGCGCTACTCCACATCCCGTGTGGTAGCATGTGCGACTTTCTTATGGGGAGTCGTTCTCATGTCTACGGCTGGATGCTTCAACTATACTGGCATCATGCTTAACCGTTTCTTCCTCGGATTCCTGGAATCGGCTGTCGCGCCCTCGTTCACCGTCTTGGTGACCTTTTGGTGGACAAGAGAGGAGCAGGCCTTGCGAACGGGATTCTGGTACAGCTGCGTTGGCGTTGCCACGACTATCTCTCCTCTTATCAATTACGGCTTGGGCCAGATTCATGGGTCCCTCCCTTCTTGGAAGCCCATTTTCCTTATCCTCGGTGCTATCACGGTTCTGTGGTCAATagttctctttttcttccttccgGATAATCCCATGACCAGCAAGTACTTGACCGACGCCGAGAGGCACATTGCCATTCGCCGCCTCGAAAGAAACAATGCTGGTACCGTCAGCCATGAATTCAACAAGAGCCAATTTTTCGAGGCTTTCCGCGACTACAAGCTATACAGCTGCTTTTTCATCGTCCTTCTTACCGGTGTGCCATCAGGTGCTCTTGGAACTTTTGGCACCATTGTCATCAACGGTTTTGGCTTTGATCACTTCGACTCTCTAGCTCTCACATGCCCCATCGGCGCAATTACCGCCACCTCAATTCTTCTTTCGGGTTACATTACGCGTAAATGGAAGAATACGCGTTACCTGCTCATTGTCATCTGCGGCTTGATCTCTCTTTCTGGAACTCTCATCTGTTGGTTTGGGCCTCGCAACAACAGAGGGCTGCTGTTTGCCGGCATTTTCCTAGTTGCCGTGCAAGTTGCCTCTGGCGGTCTTGCAGTTTCTCTGGCAGCATCAAATATGGCAGGACATACAA AAAAGTCCACAGTCAGCGCGTCAACCTTCGTTGGCTACTGTGTCGGAAACGTCATTGGTCCCGTGATTTTCGGTGCATCGCCGGGGCCAATTTATCATGCAGGGTTTGTCGGaagttttgtttgtttgtgcGGTGTGGTAGTCATTGCATCTATAACTTTTGTTCTTCTGCGcagagaaaacaagaagcGGGATAAGCGATCTGGTTCGCCAATGGGCCTCCACTCAATTGATGAAGATCTTACGGATATGCAAAACGAAGATTTTAGATATGTACTTTGA